One region of Flavobacterium sp. GSB-24 genomic DNA includes:
- a CDS encoding ABC transporter ATP-binding protein has product MSNFKKIVPFIYPYKKYAFLNIFFNILYALFSTLSFVALIPMLQVLFDKTKQNYTKPVYQGILKIQDYGQDYLSYYITTTKGTHEAGYILSVMVAIIISIFLLKNLADYLAMFFINFLRNGVLRDMRNALYKKTLELPLAFYSEKRKGDVISRISADVNEVQTSFLAILELIVKEPLTIIFTIITMLIISAKLTLFVFIFIPVSGYIISLIGKQLKKQSGKAQQEQGAFLSTIEETIGGLKVVKGYNSEEYFNNVFQNSTERFFKLSNSIGNRQNLASPASEFMGITVIAILLWYGGQMVLIDKTLDGPSFIAYMGLAYNILTPAKAISKASYGVKKGNAAAERVLEILDQENPITSKTDAIEKTTFDDTISVQNINFKYEDETVLKDFSLQIKKGQTVALVGQSGSGKSTIANLLTRFYDVNDGSISIDGINIKDMNLKSLRGLMGLVTQDSILFNDTIKANIALGKLDATDDEIIEALKIANAYEFVKDLPAGIYTNIGDSGNKLSGGQKQRLSIARAVLKNPPIMILDEATSALDTESEKFVQVALENMMQNRTSIVIAHRLSTIQKADIIVVMQKGRIVEQGTHEELIAKNGTYNKLVTMQSFES; this is encoded by the coding sequence ATGAGTAATTTCAAAAAAATAGTTCCTTTTATATATCCGTATAAAAAATACGCATTCTTAAATATCTTTTTTAATATTTTGTATGCGCTTTTTAGCACCCTTTCTTTTGTCGCTTTAATTCCGATGCTTCAGGTTTTATTCGACAAAACAAAACAAAATTATACAAAACCAGTCTATCAGGGAATCTTAAAAATTCAGGATTACGGTCAAGACTATTTAAGTTACTATATCACCACAACAAAAGGAACTCATGAAGCTGGATATATTTTATCCGTAATGGTGGCAATTATTATTTCTATCTTTTTACTTAAAAACTTAGCCGATTATTTAGCTATGTTTTTCATTAACTTTTTAAGAAATGGTGTTTTAAGAGACATGCGAAATGCTTTGTACAAAAAGACATTAGAACTGCCTTTGGCCTTTTATTCAGAAAAAAGAAAAGGAGATGTGATTTCAAGAATTTCTGCTGATGTAAACGAAGTACAAACTTCATTTTTGGCAATTCTAGAACTTATAGTAAAAGAACCTTTAACTATCATCTTCACTATAATTACAATGTTAATTATTAGTGCGAAACTTACTCTGTTTGTATTTATATTTATTCCAGTATCTGGTTATATTATTTCATTAATTGGAAAACAATTAAAGAAACAATCCGGTAAAGCACAACAAGAACAAGGTGCTTTTTTATCGACAATTGAAGAAACTATTGGCGGACTAAAAGTTGTAAAAGGATATAACTCTGAAGAATATTTCAATAACGTTTTTCAAAACTCAACAGAACGATTTTTTAAATTATCTAATAGTATTGGAAACCGTCAAAATTTAGCTTCTCCTGCAAGTGAATTTATGGGAATTACCGTAATTGCCATTTTACTTTGGTATGGAGGTCAAATGGTTTTAATAGACAAAACTCTTGACGGCCCTTCGTTTATTGCCTATATGGGATTAGCTTATAATATTCTAACTCCTGCAAAAGCAATTTCTAAAGCTTCTTATGGAGTAAAAAAAGGAAACGCAGCAGCAGAGCGTGTTTTAGAGATTTTAGATCAGGAAAATCCTATTACAAGCAAAACAGACGCAATCGAAAAAACAACTTTTGACGATACTATATCTGTTCAAAATATCAACTTTAAATATGAAGATGAAACCGTTTTAAAAGACTTTTCTCTTCAAATTAAAAAAGGACAAACTGTTGCTCTTGTTGGACAATCTGGAAGCGGAAAAAGTACTATCGCCAATTTGTTAACTCGTTTTTACGATGTTAATGACGGATCAATTTCTATTGACGGAATTAATATTAAAGATATGAACCTGAAGTCTCTTCGCGGTTTAATGGGCTTGGTAACTCAAGACAGCATTTTATTTAATGACACGATAAAAGCCAACATTGCATTAGGAAAATTAGATGCAACTGACGACGAAATCATTGAAGCTTTGAAAATCGCAAACGCATACGAATTTGTAAAAGATCTGCCAGCTGGCATTTACACCAATATTGGCGACAGCGGAAACAAGCTTTCTGGCGGCCAAAAACAGCGTTTATCTATTGCGAGAGCAGTATTGAAAAATCCACCAATTATGATTCTGGATGAAGCAACATCTGCATTGGACACAGAAAGCGAAAAATTTGTTCAAGTTGCACTCGAAAACATGATGCAGAATAGAACTTCTATTGTAATTGCCCACAGACTTTCGACAATTCAAAAAGCAGATATAATTGTGGTGATGCAAAAAGGAAGAATTGTAGAACAAGGAACTCACGAAGAACTAATTGCAAAAAATGGAACTTACAACAAATTGGTAACCATGCAATCTTTCGAATCTTAA
- a CDS encoding DUF2971 domain-containing protein — MYLNHPNITLPEDPDTIVWKYLDLSKFLDLLLSKKLFMSRSDKFEDQYEGTFSEPTYEEIKKLAINNPDFLKYYKTQREQVAISSWHINEYESFAMWQIFTQNSEGLAIQSTIGRLQKALKPENNFDQYIGEVNYIDYKKEYIPFDDLFFPFLFKRKSFQYEREVRIITDTSKSDIKLNDGLKINVDINQLIEKIYIHPKSENWYKKLVIELVERLDFGFEIEKSDLESDILI, encoded by the coding sequence ATGTATCTTAACCATCCGAACATTACACTTCCTGAAGATCCTGACACTATAGTTTGGAAATATCTTGACTTATCTAAGTTCTTAGACTTATTACTTTCTAAGAAATTATTTATGTCTCGTTCAGACAAATTTGAAGATCAATACGAAGGCACTTTCAGCGAGCCTACTTACGAAGAGATTAAAAAGCTTGCAATAAACAATCCTGACTTTTTAAAATACTACAAAACACAACGAGAACAAGTTGCTATAAGCAGCTGGCATATTAATGAATATGAATCGTTTGCCATGTGGCAGATTTTTACACAAAACAGCGAAGGTTTAGCGATTCAGTCTACTATTGGAAGATTACAAAAAGCTTTAAAACCAGAGAACAACTTTGATCAATATATTGGCGAGGTAAATTATATCGATTATAAAAAAGAATATATTCCGTTTGATGATTTATTTTTTCCGTTTTTATTTAAACGAAAAAGTTTTCAATACGAACGCGAAGTCCGCATTATTACTGATACTTCAAAAAGCGACATAAAACTAAACGACGGATTAAAAATCAATGTTGACATCAATCAACTAATTGAGAAAATATACATTCATCCAAAATCTGAAAACTGGTATAAAAAACTAGTTATCGAATTGGTCGAACGTCTAGATTTTGGTTTTGAAATTGAAAAATCTGATTTGGAAAGTGATATATTGATATGA
- a CDS encoding carboxypeptidase-like regulatory domain-containing protein — MNNYRFIFAFLFLFFSCISLAQNAFVKGVILDTEKHPVPSVNISWQGNSVQSDSSGFFEIAIPSNKKVSLIFTHVSLKAMSLTVSLKTNEVFIFNPIMNNSQEQMGEVFVSSGNRKRVQGIATIDTETIKKIPGANAGIENILKTLPGVNSNNELSTQYMVRGGNYDENLVYVNEVEVYRPFLIRSGQQEGLSFTNTDLVQNVDFSAGGFQAKFGDKLSSVLDITYRKPTQFGASFEASFLGGSASVDLVSKNKKWSAVTGVRYRNNSLLVNSQDTQTNYTPTFADVQTNINYDISEKWQMSFLGNISQNKYLYQPLTRETKFGTVDQPMALAVYYEGQEKDQYDTYFGALKTTYKVSPSLTLKLIGSLFHTTEKEHFDILAQYRLGNVDAEDPANPSAIDFTRGIGSQLNHARNDLDALIANIELKGSKDWKDSQLEFGLKYTRESIRDRVGEWEMIDSAGFSINPPLVILPENNQPYTPYTGPLLPYQDIRATNFNTISRFSGYAQWNQQSEIGSSRIWYHLGARFQSWNVSGAVEEGKNQSVISPRAQFAIKPDWDRDMVFRISGGLYHQPPFYRELRDLDGVVNPNVKAQEAVHVVLGNDYNFKMWNRPFKWVTEVYYKSLSDVNVYSIDNVRIRYVANNNAKAYAQGLDFRLNGEFVPGTESWVSFGYMKTEENYENKGYIARPTDQRLKFAMLFQDYMPNIPSVKVYLNLVYNTGLPGGAPSYTDPYLYQNRLNDYRRADIGFAKVFVDSSTQNTKTSWLKNFKELAVGLEIFNLFNNQNAITNTWVRDVYSKNQYAIPNYMTSRVFNVKINARL; from the coding sequence TTGAATAACTATAGGTTTATATTCGCTTTTCTTTTTTTATTCTTCAGCTGTATTTCATTAGCTCAAAATGCTTTTGTTAAAGGTGTAATTTTAGATACAGAAAAACATCCTGTTCCAAGCGTAAATATTTCTTGGCAGGGAAATTCAGTGCAATCAGATTCAAGTGGTTTTTTTGAAATCGCAATTCCTTCAAACAAAAAAGTTTCCTTGATATTTACCCACGTTTCTTTAAAGGCGATGAGTTTAACGGTTAGTTTAAAAACCAATGAAGTTTTTATTTTTAATCCGATAATGAATAATTCGCAGGAACAAATGGGAGAGGTTTTTGTTTCTTCGGGAAATAGAAAACGTGTTCAGGGAATTGCAACGATTGATACCGAAACCATAAAAAAAATTCCTGGTGCAAATGCAGGAATTGAAAATATTTTAAAAACGCTTCCAGGTGTCAATTCGAATAACGAATTAAGCACGCAGTACATGGTTCGAGGCGGGAATTATGATGAAAATCTGGTTTATGTAAACGAGGTCGAAGTCTATCGTCCGTTTTTAATTCGCTCGGGTCAGCAGGAAGGTTTAAGTTTTACGAATACAGATCTGGTTCAAAATGTTGATTTTTCTGCAGGCGGATTTCAGGCCAAATTTGGAGATAAATTATCGTCCGTTTTAGATATTACTTATAGAAAGCCAACACAGTTTGGCGCTTCTTTTGAAGCGAGTTTTCTTGGCGGAAGCGCTTCTGTAGATTTGGTGTCTAAAAACAAAAAATGGTCTGCAGTTACTGGAGTTCGTTACCGAAACAATAGTCTGCTCGTAAATAGTCAAGATACACAAACGAATTATACGCCAACTTTTGCAGATGTTCAGACGAATATTAATTATGATATTTCTGAAAAATGGCAGATGAGTTTTTTAGGGAATATTTCGCAGAATAAATATTTATATCAGCCATTAACCCGTGAAACAAAATTTGGTACCGTTGATCAGCCAATGGCGCTTGCTGTTTATTATGAAGGTCAGGAAAAAGACCAATATGATACTTATTTCGGTGCTTTAAAAACAACTTATAAAGTTTCTCCGTCGCTGACTTTAAAATTAATTGGATCTTTATTTCATACAACAGAAAAAGAACATTTTGATATTCTGGCCCAATACCGTTTAGGAAATGTAGATGCTGAAGATCCTGCAAATCCATCTGCTATTGATTTTACACGCGGAATTGGTTCGCAGTTAAATCATGCTCGTAACGATTTGGATGCGTTAATTGCAAATATCGAGTTGAAAGGTTCGAAAGACTGGAAAGATAGTCAATTGGAATTTGGTTTAAAATATACCAGAGAATCTATACGAGATAGAGTGGGAGAGTGGGAGATGATTGATTCAGCAGGGTTTTCTATAAATCCGCCTTTGGTAATTCTGCCAGAAAACAATCAGCCATACACTCCTTATACTGGTCCTCTTTTGCCGTATCAAGATATTCGTGCGACAAATTTTAATACAATCAGTCGCTTTTCTGGATATGCGCAATGGAATCAACAATCTGAAATTGGTTCCAGTAGAATTTGGTATCATTTAGGAGCGCGTTTTCAAAGCTGGAATGTTTCAGGAGCTGTAGAAGAAGGGAAAAACCAGAGTGTTATAAGTCCGCGCGCGCAATTTGCCATAAAACCAGATTGGGATCGGGATATGGTTTTCAGAATTTCTGGTGGATTGTATCATCAGCCGCCATTTTATCGAGAACTTCGCGATTTGGACGGCGTTGTGAATCCGAATGTGAAAGCTCAAGAAGCTGTTCATGTGGTTTTGGGGAATGATTATAATTTTAAGATGTGGAATCGACCTTTTAAATGGGTTACAGAAGTTTATTATAAATCGCTTTCTGATGTCAATGTGTATTCGATTGACAATGTTAGAATTCGATATGTGGCCAATAATAATGCGAAAGCATACGCGCAAGGTCTTGATTTTAGGTTGAATGGAGAATTCGTGCCGGGAACAGAATCTTGGGTAAGTTTCGGATACATGAAAACTGAAGAAAACTACGAAAACAAAGGTTATATCGCCCGCCCGACAGACCAGCGTTTAAAGTTTGCAATGTTGTTTCAGGATTATATGCCGAATATTCCAAGTGTAAAAGTATATCTGAATTTGGTTTACAATACGGGTCTGCCAGGCGGCGCGCCGTCATACACGGATCCTTATTTGTACCAAAACCGATTAAACGATTATAGAAGAGCGGATATTGGTTTTGCAAAAGTTTTCGTAGACAGCAGTACGCAGAATACTAAAACAAGCTGGCTGAAAAACTTCAAAGAATTAGCAGTAGGATTAGAAATTTTCAATCTCTTTAATAATCAAAATGCAATTACAAATACTTGGGTTCGTGATGTGTATTCTAAAAATCAATATGCGATTCCAAATTATATGACTTCTAGGGTTTTTAACGTTAAGATTAATGCGAGACTGTAA
- a CDS encoding M23 family metallopeptidase, producing the protein MKLSILALLSCHFLFAQTQYPKDYFRAPLDIPMQISGNFGELRPNHFHAGFDLKTNQREGLSVHAIADGYVSRIKISTFGNGKCIYITHPNGYTSVYGHLQTPVGPILDYVKNTHYKEKAYEIEMFPKPDELPVTKGEIIGLSGNTGSSEGPHLHFEIRDTKTEFVINPIFFGFDQNIKDSKKPTLSSLYVYPLDNATVNQSKQPLLLSMALQKDGTYLASKVKANGKIGFGINATDTDDVSFNKNGVFNVSTFLNGNPNYNYQFNTYSFDEMRYINAFIDYARYKKTSQRVQKLFMKTPFALSIIKTDSQYGVITPEPNLTSNYRIEVSDYFGNLNSITVPIEYDTATPLVQAEPVTGPYFVRYNKDSNFEKDNMSVFIPAGTFYEDFNMNFDVRNNKIYIHDDTVPVHSNFTITIKDDSYPENLRDKLYIGKGNSYNGTIRKENVFTAKAKILGQYGLVLDTIAPVVKITKPVEGKWISDQKKIEFVISDSLSGIKSYNGYLNGSWVLFEYENKNRKITHTFDDQYLTEGENFLKIEVVDNVGNTTIFETHFFRSQK; encoded by the coding sequence ATGAAATTATCTATACTTGCCCTTTTATCTTGTCATTTTCTATTTGCTCAAACACAATATCCTAAAGATTATTTTCGTGCCCCGCTCGATATTCCAATGCAGATTTCTGGGAATTTTGGGGAGTTAAGACCCAATCATTTTCATGCGGGTTTTGATTTAAAAACAAATCAAAGAGAAGGATTGAGTGTTCATGCAATTGCAGATGGTTATGTATCGAGAATTAAAATTTCGACTTTTGGAAACGGAAAATGCATTTACATTACACATCCAAACGGTTATACTTCTGTTTATGGTCATTTACAAACTCCTGTAGGTCCAATTTTGGATTATGTAAAAAATACACATTACAAAGAAAAAGCATATGAAATTGAAATGTTTCCAAAGCCAGATGAACTTCCTGTTACAAAAGGAGAAATAATTGGACTTTCTGGTAATACTGGCTCTTCAGAAGGACCACATCTTCATTTTGAAATTCGCGATACTAAAACGGAATTCGTAATCAATCCGATTTTCTTTGGCTTTGACCAAAATATAAAAGATTCTAAAAAGCCTACTTTGTCAAGTTTGTATGTTTATCCGCTGGATAATGCAACTGTTAATCAGTCTAAACAGCCTTTGTTGCTTAGCATGGCGCTGCAAAAAGATGGGACTTATCTGGCTTCAAAAGTAAAAGCAAACGGAAAAATTGGTTTCGGAATCAATGCAACAGATACTGATGATGTTTCATTTAATAAAAATGGTGTTTTTAATGTTTCAACTTTTTTAAACGGAAATCCGAATTACAATTATCAGTTTAATACGTATTCGTTTGATGAAATGCGTTATATCAATGCTTTTATCGATTATGCGAGGTATAAAAAAACAAGTCAGAGAGTTCAGAAGCTCTTTATGAAAACGCCTTTCGCTTTAAGCATAATTAAAACAGATTCGCAGTATGGAGTTATCACGCCAGAACCAAACTTGACTTCGAATTACAGAATTGAAGTTTCAGATTATTTCGGAAATTTAAATTCGATAACAGTGCCAATTGAATACGACACGGCAACACCGCTCGTGCAGGCAGAACCTGTTACAGGACCGTATTTTGTGCGATACAATAAAGATTCTAATTTCGAAAAAGATAATATGTCTGTGTTTATTCCTGCGGGAACTTTTTATGAGGATTTTAATATGAATTTCGATGTTAGAAATAATAAGATCTATATTCACGACGATACCGTTCCTGTTCATTCAAACTTTACGATTACAATAAAAGATGATTCTTATCCTGAAAATTTACGCGATAAACTTTACATAGGAAAAGGAAATAGTTATAATGGAACTATTAGAAAAGAAAATGTTTTTACAGCAAAAGCAAAAATATTGGGGCAGTATGGTTTAGTTCTGGACACAATTGCTCCAGTTGTAAAAATCACTAAACCAGTTGAAGGAAAATGGATTAGTGATCAGAAAAAAATTGAGTTTGTAATTAGCGATTCTTTATCTGGAATTAAGTCCTATAATGGTTATTTAAACGGAAGCTGGGTTTTGTTTGAATATGAAAATAAAAACAGAAAAATTACACATACTTTTGATGATCAATATTTGACAGAAGGCGAGAACTTTTTAAAAATAGAAGTTGTTGATAATGTAGGAAATACTACTATCTTTGAAACTCATTTTTTTAGAAGTCAAAAATAA
- a CDS encoding cell division protein ZapA: MDGKLKIKISIADRVYPLTVEPAQEEGLRSASKKIDAMIKQFEENYAVRDKQDVLAMCALQFASQVEQKQIDNAIDGEETIERIKKLNLLLDQYLEN; the protein is encoded by the coding sequence ATGGACGGAAAGCTTAAAATAAAAATATCAATTGCCGACCGCGTTTACCCGTTAACGGTTGAACCAGCTCAGGAAGAAGGCCTTAGAAGCGCTTCTAAAAAAATTGATGCTATGATTAAGCAGTTCGAAGAAAATTACGCAGTTCGTGACAAACAAGATGTTCTAGCTATGTGCGCATTGCAATTTGCATCGCAAGTAGAACAAAAACAAATTGATAACGCAATCGATGGAGAAGAAACCATTGAGCGAATTAAAAAATTAAATCTGCTTTTAGATCAATATCTCGAAAATTAA
- the rny gene encoding ribonuclease Y translates to MDIITIIIGIVGIAAGFAIAKIIEKSNISNLIKNAKKEAASILKDANLEAENIKKDKILQAKERFIELKSEHEQVILARDKKVAEVEKRVRDKESQVSNELSKAKKVNDDFEAKTAEYNNKIEILDKKQAEVDKLHKSQLQQLEVISGLSAEEAKEQLVEGLKAEAKTKAMSHIQETIEEAKLTAQQEAKKIIINTIQRVGTEEAVENCVSVFNIESDDVKGRIIGREGRNIRALEAATGVEIIVDDTPEAIILSCFDPVRREIARLSLHKLVTDGRIHPARIEEVVAKTAKQIDDEIIEVGKRTVIDLGIHGLHPELIKVVGRMKYRSSYGQNLLQHSREVSKLCGIMAAELGLNVKLAKRAGLLHDIGKVPDTESDLPHALLGMQWAEKYGEKEEVCNAIGAHHDEIEMKSLLSPIIQVCDAISGARPGARRQVLDSYIQRLKDLEDVAYGFSGVKNAYAIQAGRELRVIVESEKVSDDNAANLSFEISQKIQTEMTYPGQVKVTVIRETRAVNIAK, encoded by the coding sequence ATGGACATCATAACGATCATCATTGGTATTGTAGGTATTGCAGCAGGATTCGCAATAGCTAAAATTATCGAGAAAAGTAATATTTCAAACCTAATTAAAAACGCTAAAAAAGAAGCAGCTTCAATTTTAAAAGACGCTAATTTAGAAGCTGAAAATATTAAAAAAGATAAAATTCTTCAGGCAAAAGAACGCTTTATCGAATTAAAATCAGAACACGAACAAGTTATTTTAGCAAGAGATAAAAAAGTTGCTGAAGTAGAAAAACGCGTACGTGATAAAGAATCTCAAGTTTCAAATGAACTTTCTAAAGCTAAAAAAGTAAACGATGACTTTGAAGCTAAAACTGCTGAGTACAATAATAAAATTGAAATTTTAGACAAAAAACAAGCTGAAGTAGATAAACTTCACAAAAGCCAATTACAGCAGCTTGAAGTAATTTCTGGTCTTTCTGCTGAAGAAGCAAAAGAACAATTAGTTGAAGGTTTAAAAGCTGAAGCTAAAACTAAAGCAATGTCTCATATTCAAGAAACAATTGAAGAGGCTAAACTTACTGCACAACAAGAAGCTAAGAAAATTATCATCAATACTATCCAAAGAGTTGGAACTGAAGAAGCAGTTGAAAATTGCGTTTCTGTTTTCAATATCGAATCTGATGATGTAAAAGGTAGAATTATTGGTCGTGAAGGACGTAATATTAGAGCTCTTGAAGCTGCAACTGGAGTTGAAATCATTGTTGACGATACACCAGAAGCTATTATCCTTTCTTGTTTCGATCCTGTGCGTAGAGAAATTGCTCGTTTGTCATTGCATAAATTAGTAACTGACGGACGTATTCACCCAGCGAGAATCGAAGAAGTTGTTGCTAAAACTGCTAAACAAATCGACGACGAAATTATTGAGGTTGGAAAACGTACAGTAATCGACTTAGGAATTCACGGTTTACACCCAGAATTAATCAAAGTTGTAGGTAGAATGAAATACCGTTCTTCTTACGGACAAAACTTACTACAACACTCGAGAGAGGTTTCTAAACTTTGCGGTATCATGGCTGCAGAATTAGGATTGAATGTAAAACTAGCTAAAAGAGCAGGTTTACTACACGATATTGGAAAAGTGCCAGATACAGAAAGCGATTTACCACACGCACTTTTAGGTATGCAGTGGGCTGAAAAATATGGTGAAAAAGAAGAAGTATGTAATGCGATTGGAGCTCACCACGACGAGATCGAAATGAAATCTTTATTATCGCCGATTATCCAAGTTTGTGATGCTATTTCTGGAGCAAGACCAGGTGCAAGACGTCAGGTATTAGATTCTTACATCCAACGTTTGAAAGATCTTGAAGATGTAGCTTACGGATTCAGCGGTGTTAAAAACGCTTATGCAATTCAAGCAGGTAGAGAGCTTCGTGTAATTGTAGAAAGTGAAAAAGTTTCAGACGATAATGCGGCAAACTTATCTTTCGAGATTTCACAAAAAATCCAAACAGAAATGACTTATCCTGGCCAAGTAAAAGTTACAGTTATTAGAGAAACTAGGGCTGTAAATATTGCGAAATAA
- a CDS encoding PAS domain-containing protein translates to MVFDLYGNDDCLEVNNFYKKLLAEMPDLLFQFIIDTDNNYSFPLVSKSADEIFELSALDFTNDIKFIIYDRIVPQDRDYFFQSLVKARREIKPWEIEFRAVLPKKGIRWFKITSKTESTIDGKVIFYGHVSDITELKDKEEKLRISEERFQFALDASTAGIWDWDMVTNSVFYSSLSLKILELESTDIFDDPERWDKIVHPDDLPKYYSDIQEHFDNKIPYYENYHRVMTSSGNYKWILDRGKVIKRDENGKPLRVIGTHTDVSAQKEKELELIKTMKLYSDQNSRLLNFSHIVSHNLNTQAGNIKSILDFIDADVNKQTVEEMLEHLRTVSNDLNETISNLTQIVKTQSNINIAVVPLMLCEYIEKTISTIKGYDKQRKVTIINNVPKYLTINFNPAYMESVLLNFTTNAIKYAHPDRDPVITFDFAIEPEGFKSLKITDNGLGIDLKLYGDLLFGMYKTFHKHDEARGIGLYITRNQIEAMKGTVLVESEVGVGTSFKIVFNDV, encoded by the coding sequence ATGGTTTTTGATTTATATGGAAATGACGATTGCTTAGAGGTAAATAATTTTTATAAGAAATTGTTGGCCGAAATGCCTGACTTGCTTTTTCAGTTTATTATTGATACTGATAATAATTATTCATTTCCTCTTGTAAGTAAGTCAGCTGATGAAATATTTGAACTTTCTGCATTAGATTTTACCAATGATATAAAATTTATAATTTACGATCGAATTGTACCACAAGACCGTGATTATTTTTTTCAGTCTTTGGTCAAAGCTAGGAGAGAAATAAAACCATGGGAAATTGAATTTAGGGCAGTTTTGCCTAAAAAAGGAATTCGCTGGTTTAAAATAACTTCGAAAACAGAATCGACTATAGATGGTAAAGTGATCTTTTATGGTCATGTTTCGGATATTACAGAGTTAAAAGATAAAGAAGAAAAACTTCGCATATCTGAAGAACGCTTTCAATTTGCTCTCGATGCTTCAACTGCGGGCATTTGGGATTGGGATATGGTGACTAATAGTGTTTTTTATTCCTCTTTATCGCTGAAAATTTTAGAATTAGAATCTACTGATATTTTTGATGATCCAGAACGCTGGGATAAAATTGTGCACCCTGATGACCTTCCGAAATATTACTCGGATATTCAGGAACATTTTGATAATAAGATTCCGTATTATGAAAATTACCATCGCGTAATGACTTCAAGTGGTAATTACAAATGGATTTTAGACCGCGGTAAAGTGATTAAAAGGGATGAAAATGGAAAACCGTTGCGTGTAATTGGAACACATACGGATGTTTCTGCTCAAAAAGAAAAAGAGCTAGAACTCATAAAAACGATGAAACTATACAGCGATCAAAATAGTCGTTTGTTAAATTTTTCGCATATTGTTTCTCACAATTTAAATACGCAGGCAGGAAATATAAAATCGATCCTGGATTTTATTGATGCCGATGTAAATAAACAAACAGTCGAAGAAATGCTGGAGCATTTGCGTACTGTTTCTAATGATTTGAATGAAACAATTTCAAATCTTACACAGATTGTAAAAACGCAGAGCAACATCAATATTGCAGTTGTACCGCTAATGTTGTGTGAGTATATCGAAAAAACAATTTCGACTATTAAAGGTTATGATAAACAGCGTAAAGTGACAATTATTAACAATGTGCCGAAATATTTGACGATTAATTTTAATCCGGCTTACATGGAAAGTGTTTTATTGAACTTTACAACAAATGCAATTAAATATGCGCATCCAGATCGTGATCCAGTAATAACTTTTGATTTTGCTATAGAGCCAGAAGGGTTTAAATCTCTTAAAATTACAGATAACGGACTTGGAATTGATTTAAAGTTATACGGAGATTTATTGTTTGGAATGTATAAAACTTTTCACAAACATGACGAAGCACGTGGAATTGGACTTTATATTACAAGAAATCAAATAGAAGCGATGAAAGGAACAGTTTTAGTAGAAAGTGAAGTGGGAGTAGGAACGAGCTTTAAAATTGTTTTTAATGATGTTTAA